CTATAtcgtaaaattaaattaatacaaagtataattgaatataaaatcaaaatataactaaaCAAAACTCATCTAAAACAACAAGATTTAATGGGATTCAAGATATACATATAACAATAACGCATGACGAGATTTGAACATGTAAATTTAAAGCTTAAAACCTCAACCtttatcattaatattaaaGCCTCATTCTTGAGCCCACTACCTATAAGTTGTTTACCGCAACAACAACCATTCCGATCGAGATAAGTCTCAACTCGGGTTATAAATTTGTGTTTGACTTGACTAATGATATTTCACTAGGGCATGCTTCTCATTTTTCTCTGTCATCGAATCCCCCACTTAGTTCTCTCTTTTTACTGACGAAAAATCCCCGTTCGTTTCCTCTCTCTATAATGGTAGTCTCAAAATTCTCTCTCACTTTAATCCTTTCCGTTCTCTCAATCTACGCCGTCGGCGGCGCCCACATCCACGTGGATACGGCGGCGCCGTCGCCTTCCTTCTCCTCCACCGGGGACTGCACGTTCCTGTTTATCAACATGGCCGATTGCTTGTCGTTTGTGTCGAGCGGGAGCCAGGTTGCAAAGCCAGAAGGAAACTGCTGTTCTGGCTTGAAAACTGTGCTCGATACAAACGGCGAGTGCTTGTGTGAGGCTTTTAAAACAAGTGCTTCTCTCGGCGTTCCGTTGAATCTCACTAAGGCTTTCACTTTGCCGGCCCTCTGCAAAATCTCCGCTTCTTCTGTCCCTAAATGCGCTTGTGAGtggtttttccttttcttttaaaacaaatattttgatgGGAAAATTTGGTTAGTTTTTGTTTGGGAAGTGGGAATTTTTATTCCattgacatttttttaatgtaaaattaattttccttcCATGCAAAGAATGAATTTGAGTTCGATCTATGTtaattttccttcgttttcttTTTGCAAAAGAAATTAAGCATGCATGCATTCATCAACAATgacaaagtaaataaacaacCCTAAACTATACtaatgatatttgaatatttgaCTAAATCTAAAGGTTGAATCTCTAATCGAGACAAAACACtccaaaacttaaattttatgaaacttattaaaaagaaaacaatggaATTTGAGTTTTAGAATTGATGGCTAATAACCTGGgtatttactttttgttttctttggcAGTATCTCTTACACCTGCTGGTGCGCCAGGTATGTTCTTCACTTTAAAGGtttaattgttgttttagtccctctactattctaaaatttaatctttttattttagtttgaactaatttaatttctctattttttttaaatagagcTCTATTTTTTATAACTTCTACTTGATGGTTACTCGGATAGTctgtttataataatttgatatttttggatattatatctataatatatataaaaacatgtgTTTGGAAAATCTTTTGAACTGACGTGAATACTATTTATTTTCCATcgtattaattcataattataCTGTTTAATGAAAGTTgtgataattaaatatttaaaaataattaaaatttttactagttaaaaaattatgctgcttttaaaatagagttattacttaaataaaatttcaagcaCATTAATCATCAAACTTAATCaatattaaagttaattattttaattaattattattttaaatagtattattttgcattaattatattaagtaaaactatattgtatattgaaaatgttaaaaatgtattaattgttatttgaaaatttcagCTTAGTAAAGACACTACAACGCCATAGTTAGACCTATTCTAAAATTTGCTACCAAATTTGTAGGTGTGCAACCATCGACATTCGCAGGTGCGCCAAAGACGGTCTCAGGAGGAGGAAGAGCAGTGCTACCGCCACCGGCTTCTAGTGGATCAGGCTGGCCATTGCTTTCTGTTTCAATGGGATCTCTTGTTATAGGTTTCATAGTTATGTTATTCACAGGGTATTAAAGTGAAATGTTATCATATGAGAGACCATTTTGATGTTTAGAATGTTGGTGATCATCTAGTTTCCCTTTTGTAGGTTTAATTCGAACTTCGTTTCAACTTTATACAATAGATAAtaagtattatttatattgtttggTATGTAAATCTAGAGTTTGATTCAACTTGGAggacaatttttcttttatatagtaatttttatgtcGTGTTTAgcgataaaatttaattatatacatttacataatttaaatttttaaaaatattaattattataaaattattaataataattgagaaaaaaagtaacaaaattaaaattaaattaatatgttagtCCAAGAAAATTGTTGATAATATTTAATTGCAAAtgaaattaacaagaaaaataaggatcatatgcaattttataaCACCATTTACTTGGGTTAAACCGATAACCCGAGCAACGAATATCACATTTGGCCACTAAATCACATCAATGGCTAGTTCACATTTGACACttctttttaatgttattaagcTCATTTTAAGCATTAAACATCTCTAAATACTACATTTAATATCGTAAAATTAAAGCTTGGCTCaacaaagtaaattaaaatttcataactcTCAACTTTTTTGAGTACCTTTCACTAACTTTTCTATACATATAAAGACTATGTCATTTCCAAGTCCAAAATCATATAACAAAAGAGTCTTGAAGCCTTAAGAGTTGATGTGATCCTCGTGAAGTTCTTCTCGTGTCTTCTATCTACTTTTTTTCACCTACTTGTTTGTTTGCGTTAAGCTATGTGAATAGCTTAAGTAAGTATTCAACTGAATTCAATATtaccatattatatatataatttaattaattttaataatatttattcacCCAATTTCTTTCACTAATATactcaaacttttaatttatttccaaaacgtaaaatcatttaattaactttataacttattgttttTACTTTAACACATACAGTCACTAATTAACTTTCACATTCATatatcaaagttttttttttctcatatgaaaaacataacataaacacttagggtccgtttgtttacatgtaaaagaTTTTACGGGAAATATTTTCTGTATTTTCCTGTGTTTGCTTCACAGAAAATAACTTGGTCAACATAAAATGACTTACAGGTCAATGTAAAATCAGCTCTTTTTCCTATAAAATgacttacccttttgaaaagTGTAAGTTATTTTCCAAAAAAGAGCTCCTCtatagataatttatttttatataaaaattaatttaaatcaagcttaatattattatattgataataaattttattttatttttaaaaatgtttaaaattattaaaatattatattttcaacattattaaacatacatatttaattatttatatttactcatataataaattattaatataataaatataatttattattttaataaataatttaatatttcaattttattttaataataaaatttaaaaataataattttaaataatattattcacatattattgaaaatattcaatatcaatattttaataataaatatttattagaattataaatatattaataataaatgttttattagtataaatgttaaaatatgtcataagtctatgtACACTTCACagatttgcaatttagtctttatacttttattttcaagaatttagtccctttacttttcaaatttgaaaatcaagtccaattattGACATCGTTAAactttttgtcaattttgttgatgtcacattttaaataaaaatactttcttggtagtcatgtaattaaaaatgacgttgtaatgaatcaatttaacataatatatttaatatatgcaaaaataatgtaaaatataaaattgtagataaaataaattcaattaaacaatgaaaaataaaaaaatctcaaatgtatgtttgtttcattgaaaacaacttttatgaaatattttaagaaatctaccaaacaatgaaaatattttatacaaattcatccaaacataaaaaatattagcttttctagaaaagtaaatcatttttcgaaagtcattttcagtgaaacaaacggagccttaattcacatatttcatttaacaCTTAATTCACGTGTATTACTAAAACACATATATCTCAATAACACTTTTACTTCCACATATCACTTTTGCAGTCCTCAGTGAATCTTAGAGAAATTCAAAACATTTGATACATTGAAGAGATCCAGGCCAAACACGTACTCCTGACCTATAACGAAActctagaaaaatatataggaacTCCAGTAAACACGTCACATAACCCAATACTTCTCTCCTAATCCCATTCGAACCCCCGTATCCCCAACTCAGTTCCTATCCTAACCCTCAACCCCTCTCAACtccaaaatcatttcattatcatatatcatatttccTCTGAGTTCACTAAGGCATTAAGCACTTTCATATAACATACCTGacatatcacatatatcacTTAGTATCAAATTACTTATTCACTTTGACTTACATAACCACATGCACTACATCCTCACTTCATACATTAATTCACATAGACACTAaaatatcacatatttacaataCTTTTacatttaagattttaattcaCTTTCATATAACACTTTGCTTTCATAAAACACTTACTTAAATagttatttcactattttagtACACATAgtaacttttgaatattttacaatttaatctctaaattCATGAAagttcaatatttatttatataaaactttaatataactTTTCACTTCATTTAAACCTTTAATcacaatatttatttcaaaccaaattttaaactctttacaatttagtcctctctATAATGATTTCATTATTCTACATCTATTCACTTATTAAtcaatgacaaataaataactttcaatctttataattcaatccttagtttcataaaatttactaatcacTAAACTATCACTTTATCATTTCTTACATTACTAACATACTTTTAATTACATATTCACtactaaatttaatatatatatatatatatattcaataatcTTAATCGTATCTTATTTAgttatatcatattaaaatttaaatactcaaatatttaaattaaaataatgagttgaatttaattaagtaCTTACTTATTTCCTCACTTGAAATTAACCTTTCTCTTCACTTTTCCTAactttcctttcattttcaacTTCATTTAAGTTGTTTCCATGACTGAAATTAACAAACACACTctctcccttttctttctttccctccCTTTTATTTTTGCTGCCCAACTTCTGTTCAACCTTtgtagaaatatatatatataaatttagtccatatattCCATCAACCAATCAACTTTCAACACTTTTCAACCTTAAGTTCCATAATTTTTCACAAACTTTTCACCTGATCAGATATGAGATTTTAATCTCATCATTTTGTCTCTAAATAACaattaaagatgaaaaaattGCATTTAGGTCCCTCCTCCATAAAATGAGAAcattacactttagtccttgtacttttccactttattcaatttaattcctatcTCAATTTTCCAACTCCACGTATCAATACATATCCATATCACagtcataataatatttattaaaaaatggtcaattttcacttttaatccttcaactttaaaaaattttcaattgagtCCTTACTAACTTTCATTATTCACACTTTCTCTCCAAATActtaattcacatttaaaatgCTTATCCTTTCTCAAAGACTAAAAAAAGCGACTTTTTTTAGAAACTTACCCCTTTCTCttcgatttcacaaaaaaaaagagcGACTTTTGGCCTTAGGCCAGATATCTGTGAGTGTCGCCGATGACCCATTAATAAGCAAGCGAGTTCACCGGAGGATGGCCGGATTCTAAAAAAGGGGAGAGGGTTTTGGAGGgaaaaatttggtttttttttttgagaagtGCAGAAatgaaactattttaaaaaaaatttgagttaaataaGCCCtatgaaacgacgtcgttttgggccaGTGCTCTAGgcgccaaaacggcgtcgttttggcttTGACCCAAGTCCCGACCCGCTCCGGccaaggatccgcgtgtttttaacggaagggctaattgcacCTTTAGCCCTTcgctttttaattattttgcaattaagttcctttcatttttttatttgtgccctataatttatttcaatttacaatttggtccacCTTGAAGCTGTGTGTTTTGGAGGGTGGGGATTATTTCCCATTTAGTCCCTCCTTGTTATCCGCGCGTTCAACTTGgtccttttccttttatttatttctgatttgccccaatttttttttaaagtttgaattttgtcctttttgttatttttgctatgttattattaaattaattaattaactattatcatcattattattttccttttatttatttacttattattattactatattattaaattaattatttttgcattattatatttccttttatttatttatctaaatattttaaatacatttattttattatgtcattttatcttttatatcctttcatataatttttaatttttagatttttattattgttattattattattaataccatcattattattgttaatattattcttaaattgttttatacaatattatgtctttagctttaaattttagttcattatccttattatttgttttttatttttggtttgtttattttattttattttattcttcatatTGTCGTTCacattaattcatttattgTTATTCTGCTATGCATATCGACACCGTAATTCATTTCACGTTTTATTACAAAATAGTATCACATTTTACCCAATACATTAAAAATGTTGTTCTAAATAAGCAATGTTTCGTATTTTGGGAGTCCGAAAAGTCGTTCCCTAACTTACGGGTTTCGATCTTCTTGATAAATTCGAATACATGAACTTTTTTTAACATaagttttttaataatctcGGGAATTAAAGAGCTCGTGTTTCAACTTACGGGATATGGTTTCTTTATAAAAccgagataatcaaatatcttttaaaataaataaagcctTTGCTATTTATTCTCATTTCGAGGATTTAaaacattgtgtcctaacttgcGAGATATagttctttttctcgattaacgtgaaatatgtcgttttctaaaaaaaattcaattaagcgatattttaacaaaggatcgtattttaaattctttttgagttttcaattttcgacactaagacactaattaatcagctaggtaccaattttgggcgttacgagggtgctaatccttcctcgtacgtaactgactcccgaacccatctTTATGAATTGCGTGGACCAAAactgtttttttaataaatcaagtcgtttattaaaaataaccacttttcgaggtgacctgatcacacctcatcTAAAAGGATTTGTGGCGACTCCCAtctccattttcgttttaaataaaaagtcgaccccttttcaaaaaatggtttcgacaaggGTGTTAATATGTATTCCCTTTAGAATAACAAATATCTTCTTATCCACATTTCAGAACtttgaatgtttcaaattaAATAGCTCACAAGCCGTCTTTAGTGCTTGTGTCTAGCTCCACTATCTCAAAGGGTATTGTACCCCATGATATGGTGCAATATAACTTTTTGCATATGCATAACCAACTTTGTAGATTACAATATAGCAATTGACTTATGCTAGGGTGCTCAAATACGTATTTATACAAGAataatatagaatttataatatagcttttataaacttaatttttattagataaaagttgtgtgaaatatttatatttgatatgttcaATAACAAAGTATATTGGtccaataataaatatataattctatttttaaaaatgaaatatatcctataattaaatttttttattagtgtataaaataacttttataaatttgtataaaactaatttcttaaacttaaataatatatgtgtttgaaaaatcacaggtaattgataatttcttataatttaccGCATAATTACTCTCGGTTCTTAGACTCCTCCTAAAAATCGAATAGTACAATTAGAGTGTTCCAATTACATTTAATTCGTGAAACCCACCAATTATAATAGTTGTTTAAACATatgtaattacaaataattacatcaaaatccaattattaaatagattttcaaataatattggaaccaattcaaattatatatatatatatatatatatatatatatatatatatatatgtttctcATTTGTGTTTCTAGTTTTCTTTGGTTAATTGGAGGATTGATATGATTTTTATTGCCTActtaattttcttcttaaagGCTTTAGATTGAAATGGGAAAAGAGgaatctatatttatttttaatatgaattattactGTTGTTTATGGTCGGACTGGgaaagtaaaaattttaggcccgttttctAGGTTTGGGTTTAGttcaaaaaatgggcctaaactTTTTCTCAAGTTCGATggagataaaaatgttaaaattctaGTTTGGTCCAcctgtattaaaatttttatataaaaataaatttaaaaaatataatacatcaaatatactaaaaacattaaaataaatgtttcctaacaaatgaaaaaaaaacttaaataacattaaaataagtGCAACTTAGAaagcaaatacctctaaaatagtaccaaaaccaataataaaaaaagagttatataatatccaaacaataacaacaaaaaatgatagcaaaataatgaaaaaatagtggcaaaacagtaaaaaaacagtttctttttacaaatttgggTTGGGCCAAACTGGTCCGGACAAAAAAAGCTTACCCGAGACCCGATCTATTTAGAAAGCAGACATCATTTTTTCCATactcatttttcgagcctatattttaaTCCAAACCCTATTATTTCAAGCAAACTTTCAGGCCAAGCCACAAATCTAACCAcatgtaaaaaatatatctCTCTCTTAATTTTCCATTGTCCTCATCATTTCCATtgtaattttttggttaaaacatgttttaaatttctacatttaaaacatttcatttttataatattaacaattgaatttaaattttaaatatgaaaaataaaaattttatcttcaaaataaaatgcattACGAATGGTAACATTGCATATTTTAGctgttttgttttcaaatttattaatatattatataattaaacatgcttttatatttttatttgaaggatagagaaaaattatgaataattttatgaaaagctaaaaatcaaaagaagagAAGCTAGTAATTAATCCCTATAAGTAGATAttgaaaacatatattaatgttagcaaaaataaataactcttagaattcaaataaaatcaattgatttaattataaaattttgagtgaTTTACCAggctcatttttttttattaaaaatatgaaaatgggccacttttgttaaaatttacgGAAATAAGCCGATTATACAAAAGCACGCTCAATTGGTGCCatttttaggggaaaataaaaaaaaaaacgtgTCCAACTCAGAGCTTTTTTCCCCCTGACCAATAAAATGCGTCCAGGTCAGCTGCTAAAGAAAAACGCATCTAGGTTAGCACGTTTTCCCCcgtgtttttagggttttaattgtttaattagggtttagggtttattaaattaggattttagtgtaacacccctaacccgtatccgtcgctgtattagggttacgaggcattaccaaacaaacacaaccatttttaaaaccaaactgatcacaaaacatggaaattaaatcattttcgcatagctatttataatttacaatcaaaatctaACCAACATCATACTCAAACCTATgcatgccataagatcgagttcaaatatttgacaaaataccaaaagaagtcgatagtgtgatagactatgctgatgatccccgagctcgtaacgcatcaccaaaatctataaaacaaatgaacaaaaacaatcaaagtaagcttttatagcttagtaagtttataacatatttaaaatacatataaacaaacATATGTATAATCATTATATGCTTAAAATCAAGTTACATACATAATCACTAATTGCATATGAAATTTccaaatatacttatcatttgcatttcattgaATGCATGTCTATGATCTTTTAAATACATATGTCgaaagcttatatttttacttatcaactacatgaatcaaatgcacatttatacttctaatTCACATGTGCCGATttcatacatgtatattcaacaatttaaatCGAATGTATATACACGTTTACGTAAATATTcgattatgtatatatataatcatatgtttaataattttataaccgAATGTGTATGCATCTTTATTTCTGCATACATCCGAATGCTATATATACCAATCACATTATATAatcatttgtatatatatatatatatattgaacaaCCGTATATCACCAtatgtaattataaattcaacaatCGCATATTACCTAATATACATATGCttttattaattgtatataccGAAAgcatacaattatatttaaccAATGCAAAACCCGAATGTAGGTATACACTTACCAAGTATATAAAAACTGAATGTTTATGTattcatcaatttcatataatcaaaattatagaTATATCAATTGCATATTCTCACATAATTTGaacagattcaccggcacttagcctgctaggttttaaaacctaaTTCAGTACACCAGCTCTTAGCCTGCTGGACCTATAGTCCGAAATGTATCACCgacattaagcctgctagacgtaaggtctgaattatttcaccggcattaagcttGCTAGGCACATAGCCTGAATAACTGAGATGCAAAGTTAAtctttcatataaatctttataaCACACATAGATCTTTCTCAAAAACTATATCTCGATAAGAATTGTTTTATATTCAACTCTTCATAGCAACCTCACATTCGAACCACATATACATAATTCACAACATTAAGttcaactcaagaaactcaAATCCTATTTTCGATTCACatgtacaattatatataattattaacattagATTCAACTCAAAGAAACTTGTATCTTACATTCTAACctcttatatataaatatatatatatatatatttcatatcatttcattcaattcaaaacattgCATCATTTATTCGAaccacatatatacatacaatttatatcattaaattcaACTTAAAGAAATTGTATTACACATTCGaacaatatcatatatttatttaatatatactatTAACTTCATCTTATTAAACTCAAGCATGCTGATATAACATAttcaatatttgtaaaataaaatttcaacattccAATTTCTACTTGTATATCCCgctaataatatgaaaataacaaagctaattcaacttattaaacttaaaacatacattcgctaacaaatttatataattcataacataaaatttagcttatagaacataAAATTCAGCttatagaacatatatatatatatatatatatatattctaatttaatgACATACATTTGCtattagacttacctcggacgatagaaaatcgaagtcggacgattattcgactaatttggcttttccccgatctaactccgatttctttggttctcgatctaaatattttcaaaataagataatttatttattaacacattcaatttaatccaaaaacacataatttgacaaattactattttgcccctaatatttacactttttgcaatttactccctattgcataaaacacaatttatacaaaatttgcccataccacacaagggccgaatattcatggttctcatacaagtccacagattgcatttatttcacattttagtccccaaaaatttaatttcacaatttagccctatatactcaatttcactaaaaattccaatacaaaacatattaatctatcacatatctttcatttttcatcatcaactatcacaaagtccaagcattcatcaatggcacatttcaaaatcatcaacaattcacaaaattaaaacatgggttttgaagaacacaaagcaacgatctcaaaaacgtaaaaattatcgataACTGAACAAAACGAACCTTGAATTTAAGCTTGAATATGGCCGAAACTTAACTAGGTTTTAATGGCTTTCTTCCTTCTTGGTTTCGGCTAAGAAAGATGATAATCatctaatgtttttttttatgttttttttaacaatcatatattataatatttgtaatttactaatttaaccttatttaaataaatataacttatataataagGTTAGTTTTGTCCTTAGCCATCCACTAActatttaatggtctaattgcatGTTTAAACCTTCCAAATAAAAAGGCAACAACAAATAGATACTTTTAgctttaacccctaaatttttattttacgcgatttaatcctttttatttaatcaaacactcaaacgacaaaattaaagcacgaaattttcacactaataaattcacacataatgaacacagaaaataatataaaaatatttttctaaatcgaatttgtggtcccgaaaccactattccgattagggtcaaaaccaggttgttacatttagtgttttatttaattttaaatgtttattaattagtgttttaaggttttaggaaaaataattttattattagggttttgggtgtatgttaattagggtttaggattttattattagggtttttagtgtttaaaaattagggtttaagggttatgaaaaaaaaatttgacgaGATGAGTTTTCAAAAAATCTCCCGGGAATCCCGAGATATCTGAAACATTTCTAAAAAATGCCCCGAATAGTGGGGGTTGAGGTTTGTAGAGAAAAATGCTCCAAGAAGGATGCACTatcagcaaaagtactgaaaacACTTCCAGTTGGATGCCCTTTTTAGTATTGCTGCTGATAATGCATCCTACTTGGAGCGTTTTTTCTCTACAAATTTCAACCCCTACTATTCAGGGCATTTTTACAGAAACGAATGGGATGTTATCCCTTGGGCTATAAATGACTCATATTTCAGCCTCTGGTGGCATAAGTTGGAGAAATAGAATTTGAAGAAGTTCAGAATAATATAAGTTTGTAGGGAAGGTATAAGTTGGAGCAATGATactatttgtaaaaaaaagcaAGCATAAGCATTGATTTTTCgtgttaatatttatttgaagcattatatttttttgcataatttttttgtttcgaAATTCTCTCAACAAATGATTTGGTTAAAAATGAGTGGACAGATtagtgttattatttattacgaCAGTGAAGTCCGTAACACCGAGAATGGAGTGGTTTTTTTATGGGAGAACACAACGTAACTGgattttaaccagaacatagagtTGCTAGAACCTCAGAAAAGAATTAGGCAAAAAATCATCGGATCTACGACAATGAGAGTATTGTCTCATAAGTATCGATTTTGTGCTTCGGTCGATCCTGCGAGATATGATGCATT
The nucleotide sequence above comes from Gossypium raimondii isolate GPD5lz chromosome 13, ASM2569854v1, whole genome shotgun sequence. Encoded proteins:
- the LOC105782190 gene encoding non-specific lipid transfer protein GPI-anchored 31; this encodes MVVSKFSLTLILSVLSIYAVGGAHIHVDTAAPSPSFSSTGDCTFLFINMADCLSFVSSGSQVAKPEGNCCSGLKTVLDTNGECLCEAFKTSASLGVPLNLTKAFTLPALCKISASSVPKCALSLTPAGAPGVQPSTFAGAPKTVSGGGRAVLPPPASSGSGWPLLSVSMGSLVIGFIVMLFTGY